The nucleotide window GGCTCGTCCGACGTCTCCGTGGAGGTCGTCGGCGTGGCCCCGGGGCGGGGCGGGCTCTCCGTGACGGCCGACTCCAGCGGCGACACGACGCTCGTGACCCTCACGGCGGCGGACGACGGTCCGCCGGTCCACTGGTCCGCGCGGACCGGGGCGTCCTGGCTCTACCTGAGCCGGTCGTCGGGGACGCTGCGGCCGGGGGAGTCGGTGACGATCAGGGTGTACGTCGACCGTCTGCGCGAGCCGAACGGCGCGTGGAGCGCGCGGGTGGCGGTCGCGCCGGCGGGGGCGGTCGTGACGATCAGCGGGTACGGGGCGGCGGGGCCGTCGCGGCCGGGCCCCGGGCCCCGGCCGGATCCGCCGGCGCCGTCCGGTCCCGGACCGTCCGGCCCGGGGCCTTCGGAGCCCGGGCCGGACGGTCCGGGACCCGGTCCCGAACCGACGCCGTCCGGTCCTGGACCCTCGGAGCCCGGACCGTCCGATCCCGGGACGGGCGGGCCGAGCCCGTCGGACCCGGAGCCGGAGCCGCCGCCGGAGTCCTCCGGAGGTTCTGCGGGATCGCCCACCGGAGGAGACGGGGAGCCGGGTTCCCCGGGGGGATGAGCGCTGCCGCCGGTCGTCGCTCGCCCGCGGGTCCCTCGTGGTCCCCCGGCCTTCGGCCGGGGGGTACCCCAGGTTGCGCAGTTCCCCGCGCCCCTGACGGCGCGCGGGTTCCCGGTGCTCACACGACGGGGGTCGGGTCCGCGGGGTGCGGGGCCAGCAGGGGGAGCTGGGAGGCGAGGCGTTCCTCGCAGAGGGCCGTCAGACGGTCGTAGCCCGACGTGCCCATCAGCTCGATCAGTTCCGGGCGGTACGAGACGTACACCGGGTCCCCCGCGCCGTGGGCCGAGGTCGCCGACGTGCACCACCAGTGCAGGTCGTGGCCGCCGGGACCCCAGCCGCGGCGGTCGTACTCGCCGATCGACACCTGCAGCACGCGGGTGTCGTCGGGCCGGTCGATCCACTCGTACGTCCGCCGCACCGGCAGCTGCCAGCAGACGTCCGGCTTGGTCTCCAGCGGCTCGCGGCCCTCCTTGACGGCCAGGATGTGCAGCGAGCAGCCCATGCCGCCGGCGAAACCGGGGCGGTTCTGGAAGATGCAGGACCCCTGGTACGGGCGCGTCTGCCGCTCACCGTCCTCGTCCTGCGAGACCCAGCCGGTCGCGGTGCCCACGTCGTGGTGCTGCCAGATGTCCGGCGTGAGCCGCGCCACGTGGTCCGCGACGCGCTTCTCGTCGTCCTCGTCCGAGAAGTGGGCGCCCAGCGTGCAGCAGCCGTCGTCCGCGCGCCCCGCCTGGATGCCCTGGCAGCCGCTTCCGAAGACGCAGTTCCAGCGAGAGGTCAGCCAGGTCAGGTCGCAGCGGAAGACCTGCTCGTCGTCGGCCGGATCCGGGAACTCCACCCACGCGCGTGCGAAGTCGAGCCCCTTCTCGTCGCCCTTCGGGGGCTTGGGAAGCTTTCCGGGCTTCTTGGACCCGCGGACCTTCGTCCGGAGCAGGTCCTCGACGGGTTCGGTGGCGGAACTCGCGGACGATTTGTCGCTCTTCGCCTTTTTCGTCTTTGGCACCCGTCCAGAGTAAGTCGCCCGCGACCACTCCGGGGACGGCCGGGCGGTCCGGGCGCAGTAGCGTGCCGTACATGAGACTCGGTGTCCTGGACGTGGGTTCGAACACGGTGCACCTGCTGGTGGTGGACGCACACCCCGGCGCACGCCCGCTGCCCGCGCATTCGTACAAGGTGGAGCTGCGGCTCGCCCAACTCCTCGACGACAGCGGCTCGATCCACCCCGAGGGCGTCGACAGACTGATCGCCGTCATCAAGGAGGCGCTCGAGGCCGCCGAGGACAAGGGTGTCGAGGACCTGCTGCCGTTCGCGACCTCCGCGGTGCGCGAGGCGGGCAACGCCGACGAGGTGCTGGCCCGGGTGCGCGACGAGACCGGTGTGGAGCTCCAGGTCCTCACCGGCGCCGAGGAGGCCCGGCTCACCTTCCTCGCCGCCCGCCGCTGGTTCGGCTGGTCGGCCGGGAAACTGCTCGTCCTGGACATCGGCGGCGGTTCGCTGGAGATCGCGTACGGGATGGACGAGGAGCCCGACGCGGCCGCCTCCCTGCCGCTCGGCGCGGGCCGGCTGACCGCGGGCTGGCTGCCGACCGATCCGGCGGACCCGGCGGAGGTCAAGGCCCTGCGCCGCCATGTGCGGACCCAGATCGCCCGTACGGTCGGGGAGTTCAGCCGGTTCGGCGCCCCCGACCACGTGGTCGCCACCTCCAAGACCTTCAAGCAGCTGGCCCGCCTCGCCGGGGCCGCGCGCTCGGCCGACGGCCTGTACGTGCCGCGCGAGCTCAAGCGCCGCTCCCTGGAGGACTGGGTCCCGCGCCTGGCCGCCATGACCACCGCCGAACGCGCCGAGCTCCCCGGGGTCTCGGAGGGCCGCGCGGGCCAGCTCCTGGCCGGCGCCGTCGTGGCCGAGGGGGCGATGGCCCTCTTCGAGGTGGAAACGGTGGACATATGCCCCTGGGCCCTCCGCGAGGGAGTGATCCTCCGAAACCTGGACCAGATGACAACCCCGTGAGGACGCGGGCGACGGCGCGGTCTTCGGCTTTCGGGGGCGCGGGCGACGGCGCGGTCTTCGGCTTTCGGGGGCGCGGGGAACGGCGCAGTCTTTTCAGGGGCGCGGGGAACGGCGCGAGCAACCCCCACCGGACCGGCCACGAGCCCACCCACCCCGCACCCCCACCCCCCACCCCGCCACACCCGACGGACCCACCCCGTAACCTGTCCCCGTGGCAGAACCAGTCGTGCGCATCCCGGATGCGAAGGTCGCCCTGTCCACGGCCTCCGTCTATCCGGAGTCGACAGCGACGGCCTTCAAGATCGCCGCGCGCCTCGGCTACGACGGCGTCGAGGTCATGGTGTGGACCGATCCGGTCAGCCAGGACATCGAAGCCCTGCGCCGCCTCAGCGACTACCACGGCGTCCCGATCCTCGCCGTGCACGCCCCCTGCCTGCTCATCACCCAGCGCGTCTGGTCCACCGACCCGTGGACCAAGCTCCAGCGCGCCCGGGCGGCAGCCGAGAGGCTCGGGGCGAGCGCGGTCGTCGTGCACCCCCCGTTCCGCTGGCAGCGCCAGTACTCCCGTGACTTCGTCACCGGAATCTGGCGGATAGCCGACGAGACGGACGTACGGTTCGCCGTCGAGAACATGTACCCCTGGCGCTACCGCGACCGCGAGATGCTCGCCTACGCACCCGACTGGGACGTCACGAAGGACGACTACCGGCACTTCACGATCGACCTGAGCCACACCGCGACGGCCCGCACCGACGCGCTCCAGATGGTCGACCGCATGAGCGACCGCCTGGGCCACGTCCACCTCGCCGACGGCAACGGCTCCAACAAGGACGAGCACCTGGTCCCCGGCCGCGGCACCCAGCCCTGTGCCGAACTGCTCGAACGGCTCGTCCTGTCCGGCTTCGACGGCCACGTCGTCATCGAGGTCAACACCCGCCGGGCCATGTCGAGCGCCGAGCGCGAGGCCGACCTGGCGGAGGCCCTCGCCTTCACCCGCCTCCACCTCGCTTCGGCGGCCCGGATCCCGCGTCCATGACAGCCGCCGCCCCGCGCCGCCGGGGCCGCCCCTCCCGTACGGACTCGGCGGACGGCCCCGCGGCCCGCGACCGCATCCTGGCGGCGGCCCGCGAGGAGTTCGCCGAGCGGGGTTTCGAGAAGACCTCCGTACGCGGCATCGCGAAGACGGCGGACGTGGACGCGGCGCTCGTGCACCACTACTTCGGCACCAAGGAGCAGGTCTTCGAGGCGGCCATCGAGGTCGCCATCGGCCCCCTCCTGAGCGCCCCCGGCTCGGTCGGCGAGGGCCCCCTCGACGGCGTCGGCGAGCGGCTGGCCCGCTTCTTCTTCGGGGTCTGGGAGAACCCGGCCACCCGCGGGGCCCTGCTGGCGATCGTCCGCTCCGCCGTGAACAACGAGACCGCGGCCGGCGTCTTCCGCCGGCTGATCTCCGCCCAGCTGCTGCGCCGCGTCGCCCTCCAGCTGGATCTCCCGGACGCCGAACTGCGCGCCGAACTGGCCGCCGCGCAACTCGTGGGCATCGCCATGCTGCGCTACGTGATCAAGGTGGAACCCCTGGCCTCGGCGGACCCGGAACAGATCATCGCCAGGGTCTCCCCGGTGATCCAGTCCCACCTGACCGCTCCCTGAACCGGGCGGCCCTCCACGGGCGCCCCCGAAGGAGCGCGGGGAACCGCGCCCAGCCCCACCCGACCGTCACCGAACATCAGGTCCCCAGGCCCCGGGCACCCGATCTCCCAGGCCCAGGCACCCGGAACCCGAGACAGCCGTCCCGCATTCCGGACGCCATGTCCGAACCCTGGATGACCGGCGTACGCTCGACGACAGTCAACACTCTCCGAAGGAGCGATCGACGATGCCCGAGCTGAGGTCCCGCACAGTCACCCACGGCCGCAACATGGCGGGCGCACGCGCCCTTATGCGCGCCTCCGGTGTACCGGGCGCGGACATCGGCCGCAAGCCGATCGTCGCGGTCGCCAACTCCTTCACGGAGTTCGTCCCGGGCCACACCCACCTCCAGCCGGTCGGCCGGATCGTCAGCGAGGCCGTCACGGCCGCGGGCGGCATCCCGCGCGAGTTCAACACGATCGCCGTCGACGACGGCATCGCGATGGGCCACGGCGGAATGCTGTACTCCCTGCCGTCCCGCGACCTCATCGCGGACAGCGTGGAGTACATGGTGGAGGCCCACTGCGCCGACGCCCTGATCTGCATCTCCAACTGCGACAAGATCACGCCCGGCATGCTGATGGCCGCCCTGCGCCTGAACATCCCGACGGTCTTCGTCTCCGGCGGCCCCATGGAGTCCGGCCGCGCCACGCTGGTCGACGGCACGGTCCGTACGCTCGACCTGGTCGACGCGATGTCCGAGGCGGCGAACGAGAAGGTCTCGGACGAGGACATCCTCCGTATCGAGGAGAACGCCTGTCCGACCTGCGGGTCCTGTTCCGGCATGTTCACGGCCAACTCCATGAACTGCCTGACCGAGGCCATCGGCCTGTCCCTGCCCGGCAACGGCTCGGTCCTCGCCACGCACACGGCCCGCAAGGGCCTGTACGAGGACGCGGGCCGCACGGTGATGGACATCACCCGCCGGTACTACGAGCAGGACGACGAGTCGGTCCTGCCGCGCAACGTCGCCACGATCGAGGCCTTCGAGAACGCCATGGCCCTCGACATCGCCATGGGCGGCTCGACCAACACGATCCTGCACCTGCTGGCCGCCGCCGAGGAGGGCGGCGTCGCGTTCGGCCTGGACGAGATCAACGCGGTCTCGCGCCGCGTGCCGTGCCTCGCGAAGGTCGCCCCGAACGTGGCGAAGGACCGCACGTACTACATGGAGGACGTGCACCGGGCCGGCGGCATCCCCGCCCTGCTCGGCGAGCTCCACCGCGCGGGCCATCTGAACGAGGACGTGCACTCGGTGCACAGCCCGTCCCTGTCGGACTGGCTCAAGACCTGGGACGTCCGCGCCGGTTCCCCCTCCCCGGAGGCCCTGGAGCTGTGGTTCGCGGCACCCGGCGGCGTCCGCTCGTCCGAGGCCTTCTCCCAGTCCGAGCGCTGGGAGGCCCTCGACACGGACGCGGAGGGCGGCTGCATCCGCTCGGCGGAGCACGCGTACTCCAAGGACGGCGGACTGGCGGTCCTCAAGGGCAACCTCGCCGTCGACGGCTGCGTCGTGAAGACAGCCGGCGTGGACGAGTCGATCTGGACCTTCGAGGGCCCGGCGGTCGTCTGCGAGTCGCAGGAGGAGGCCGTCGACAAGATCCTCAAGAAGGAGATCACGCACGGCGACGTCGTCGTCATCCGCTACGAGGGCCCCAAGGGCGGCCCCGGCATGCAGGAGATGCTCTACCCGACCTCCTTCCTCAAGGGCCGCGGTCTGGGCAAGACCTGCGCCCTGGTCACCGACGGCCGCTTCTCCGGCGGCACCTCGGGCCTGTCCATCGGGCACGCGTCGCCCGAGGCGGCGTCCGGCGGCACCATCGCCCTGGTCCGCGACGGCGACCGCATCCGCATCGACATCCCGAACCGCAGCATCGAGCTGCTGGTCGCCGACGAGGAACTGGCCGCCCGCCGCGAGGCCCTCGGCGGTGTGTACGCACCGGTCGCCCGCGAGCGCAAGGTCTCGGCCGCCCTGCGCGCGTACGCCGCGATGGCCACCAGCGCCGACCGGGGCGCGGTCCGCGACGTCTCCAAGCTCGGCTGACCCGACTCCGCCCCACCGCGTACGCGAACCCGCCCGGTCCTCACCACCGGGCGGGTTCGTCGTTCGTGGAGCTCACCAGTCGCGTGGAGCTCACCAGCCGGCGGGCCTGCGGGCGTCCACGGCGAAGACGCTGCCGTCGGGTGCGCCGGCGAAGACCTCGCCGTCCATGACCACCGGCCGGGGCAGTTCCGCCACGACCCGTGCCGTGTCGCCGCCGAGCCGGGGGCGGGTCTGGCCCAGCGGTTCACCGCGGCGGGCGTCCGTGGCGAGCAGACGGCCGTCGGGAGCGGTGACGTACACGCGGCCGCCCGACACCACGGGCCGCGACGGACGGCTGACCGACGTCTCCAGGCGCCACAGCTCGGCGCCCACCCCGTTCTTCCCGGCCCGGCGCGTGTCGACGGCCACGAGCGAGCCGCCCACGTCGCTCAGGTACGCGACGCCACCGCTCTGCGCGGCGGACGCCCGGTCGAGCGGGGTCGGCAGGGACACCCGGCGGGCGCTGCGCTTTCCGCTGTCGAACCGGACGATCGCGTCGACCAGCTGGTCGGCATTGGTCGACAGCAGGTACAGGGCTCCGTCCGGCGCGGAGAACGGGCTCAGGTTCCCGGCCGCAGACCTCGTCCACAGCACGGTGCCGCCCTCCACGGACACCGCGCTGACCTGCGTGGCGGTCCCGTCGGCGGAGGGCGTCACCGCGTAGAGGACGCCCGGACCGGACCTGGTCCCGGCCGGACCGCCGATCCACTGGGTGCCGACACCGCCGATCCGCGTGCTCCAGCGCTCCCCGCCCGTCGCACTGTCCAGCGCCCGCACGGTGCCGTGCCCACCGACGAGGAGTGTGGTGTCGGCGCTGTGCACGACGGCGGCGTACGCGGAGATGTCGGCCTCCCAGCTCTGCGTGCCCGACCGGGGGTCGACCGCTGTGAGCCGGCTGCCGCTCGTGAGGTGCAGCAGACCGCCGGACAGCTCGGGCGGCGTCTTGGCCCCCGCCGAGCCACCACCGTCACCCTCACCCTCTCCTTTGTACGACCACAGGACCCGGCCGTTCGAGGGATCGAGCCGCGCTGCCGGAACCCCCGGGGCCGAGCAGTAGAGGGCGCCCCCACCCGAAGTGCAGACGGGCGGCACGGCACCGGCGCCGTCGCCCTGCGTGCCGCCGAGAACCGTGCTCCACGGCCGGAAGGTCCCGGGGCTCGCCTCGGCGGGACCGGCCGTGGTCGTCCCGGCCGAGGTCAGCTCCCGTACGCCGAACGCGCCCCCGGCGGCCAGTACGAGCGTGACGCCGACCACCGTGACCCGCCCGGGACGCCGACGGACCCACGAGGAAGCGGCCGGTCGCGACCTCGATCCCGATCCTGATCCCGACCCCGGTTCTGATTCCGGTTCCGGTTCCGGTTCCGTCCGCGGTTGCGGTCCCGCACCGATGTGCGTCTCGTCCGGGGAGCGCCGCTGGGCGGGGATGCGGGGCCTGGGCGCCGACGCGGGCACCGGCTGCCGCAGGGCGTCCATCACCTCGGCGGGCAGCGGCCGTTCGGCCGGATCCTTCGCGAGGCAGCGCAGGATCAGCGGTACCAGGTCGTCCGGGACGCCCGCGAGATCCGGTTCGTTGTGCACCACCTGGTACGCCACGACGTACGGGCTGTTGGAGTCGAAGGGGCCGCGGCCCGTCGCCGCGTGGGCCAGCACCGCGCCCATCGCGAACACGTCCGCGGCCGGTCCGACCTCCCGCGGCCGCTGGAACTGCTCGGGCGCCATGAAGGGCGGCGAACCGATCAGCTTCCCGGTCTCCGTACGCACATCACTGTCCGTCGGCCGCGAGATGCCGAAGTCGATGACCTTGGGGCCGTCGGGCGCGAGCAGGACGTTGCTCGGCTTGAGATCGCGGTGGACCACACCTGCCCGGTGGATGTCGCGCAGTGCCTCGGCCAGACCGGCCCCGAGCCTGCGCACCTCGGCGGCCTCCATCGCACCGTTCCGCTTCACCTGCTCGGCGAGCGTGGGACCGGGGATGAACAGCGTTGCCATCCACGGCAGCGTGGCATGGGGATCCGCGTCCACCACGGGGGCGGTGAAGGCTCCGCTCACCCGCCGGGCGGCGCTCACCTCCTGCCGGAAGCGGGCCCTGAACTCGGGATCCGCCGCATGCTCGCCATGCACGACCTTGATCGCGAGACGCAGGCCGGAGGCGGACGTCGCGAGGTGCACCACACCCATGCCACCCGCACCCAGGCAGGATTCGAGGCGGTACTGCCCGGCATAGTCCGGGTGTTCCGCTTCCTGTCCGGGTCCGAAGCTGCGCAGCGGGGCCATGGCCCACCCCCGTGTCTGTGTCCGCCGAGCGACGCACGGAGCCTAGTCGATGGTGCGTGCGATGTCGGACGTGCTTGCTAGCCTGCGCGGGTCGCGGGCGGAATCCGTGGCAGCGGTTACAGGAAGTACATCAACGGGGGTGGCAGCGATGGCTGTTGAGGAAGGTACGAGAACGGTCGACGACGCGGTCGACAGCGCGGCGGAGGGGGCGGTGGCGGTCCGCTACTCGGTGGCGGAGGGCATCCGCCTGAACGTCCGCAGCGGGCCGGGCACGCAGTACCAGCTCATCAAGGCGCTGGCACTCGGCGCCCGGGTGCCGATCAACTGCCAGAAGCCCGGCGAGTGGGTGAGCGGCACGTACGGCACGACGAACCTCTGGGACAACATCGCCAACGGCGAGTACGTCTCGGACGCGTACGTCCACACGGGCAGCGACGGGTACGTGGCGGCGCGCTGCGCCTGACGCCCCGGCCGACCGGCCCTCGCGGCCCACGGGGTAAGCAGCCCGTGGGCCGCGAGGGCTGAGGCGATAATCGAGCGGTGAGCGACGAAGCAGGCACCACCGCAGCCACTACCGCGGGCGCCACCGCAGGCCCCCGCCCCGAACCGATCCGCTTCTTCGGAACGACCTGGGTGGACCATGACGGCGGCTACGCGGTCCGCCGTGCCGCCGCGGCCGTCGGCGCACTCGCCGTGATCGTGGCCGGCTGCCTGGTCCTCCGCTTCGCGTACGAGGGTCTGGAGATCGCAGCCGTGGGCGGCTTCGTCACCGTCCTCGTGGTGACGATGTTCGCCGTCTGCAGCGCGCTCGCGTTCCGCCACACCTGGGCGGGTTATGCGCAGCGCCCGGCCCCGGACACGCAGTCCTCCCTGCGCGGCCTGCTGGCCATCGGTTTCATCGGCACCCTCACCGCGTACTTCTTCCGCGCCCTGACGGAAGCCCCGGGCGAACACCTGCACCGCACCGAGTACGAGACGGCCCGCGCCGCGTACAACCGCCGAGCGCCCCGCCGCAGAGGACGCTGAGGCCGACCCACCCCCACCGGTCGGGGCGCACGGAAAGCCCCGGTGCTTTCAAGGGGCGCGGGGAACTGCGCGCTCAGCCACAGCCCACCCGGCCCATCCCAAACCGGCGGCAGCCACGACGGCCCCATGACCGACTCCTCCTCACCTACCCCCAGCCCTGGCCCTCAGGTGGGGTGGAACACCGCCGTCCGTGATGTGCCCTGGCAGGACGAGCAGAGCCGGCACGTGGAGGAGCTCATCGGCGGTGACGTCGCCGAGAAGCGGGCCTCGGGCCTCCGGGCCCACGCGGAGGACGTCTTCGCGGAAGCCCCGTACGCGCCGCGCGGGCTTGACGACCCCACGACCCGGGCGCAATATTCATCACATGATGAATATAGCGTCGGGCCCACCCGACCCCGCATCACCGGCCCCCGACCCCACACCACCGACCACCGACCACCCGGCGGTCCACGCCGTCGGCCTCACCGTCCTCCGCGGCCCCCGCCAGGTCCTGCGCGGCATCGACTTCGACGTCCCCCGCGGCCGTATCACCGGCCTGCTCGGCCCCTCCGGCTGCGGCAAGTCCACCCTCATGCGGTCGATCGTCGGCACCCAGGCCAAGGTCACCGGCACCCTGGACGTCCTCGGCCTCCCCGCCGGAGACCCCGCCCTCCGCTCCCGCATCGGTTACGTCACCCAGGCCCCCTCCGTCTACGACGACCTGTCGGTCCGCCAGAACCTCGACTACTTCGCCGCGATCCTCGACCCCGGCCGCGCGGCCGCCGACCGCCGCCACGAGAGCGTCACCCGCGCCATCTCCGACGTCGACCTCGCCACCCACGCCGACGCCCTCGCGGGCAACCTCTCCGGCGGCCAGCGCAACCGCGTCTCCCTCGCCGCGGCCCTCCTCGGCACCCCGGAGCTCCTCGTCCTCGACGAACCCACGGTCGGCCTCGATCCCGTACTCCGCCGCGACCTCTGGCAGCTCTTCCACGCCATCGCCGCCGACCGGGGCGCCACCCTCCTCGTCTCCTCCCACGTCATGGACGAGGCCGAGCGCTGCCACCGCCTGCTCCTGATGCGCGAGGGCGAAATCCTCGCCGGGGGCACCCCGGACGCCCTGCGCACCCGTACCGGCACCGACACCGTCGAGGCCGCCTTCCTCCACCTGGTCGACGAAGCGATCGCGGCCGGCGACCGGCCGCACAAGGAGACCCTCCGATGAACACGACCAGCACCTCAGATACCTCAGGTACCCCACGTACGAGTCCGGCCACACCGGGCTCACCGGCCGAGCCGCGCGCCTTCGGCCTCGCGCGCACCACCGCCACCGCGACCCGGGTCCTGCGCCAGCTCCGCCACGACCCGCGCACGATCGCGCTGATGATCCTCATCCCGTGCGTGATGCTCCTGCTGCTCCGCTACGTCTTCGACGGCAGCCCGCGCACCTTCGACTCCATCGGCGCCTCGCTGCTCGGCGTCTTCCCCCTCATCACGATGTTCCTGGTGACCTCCATCGCCACCCTGCGCGAACGCACCTCCGGCACCCTGGAACGCCTCCTCGCCATGCCCCTCGGCAAGGCCGACCTCATCGCCGGCTACGCCCTCGCCTTCGGGGCGATCGCCGTCGTCCAGTCCGTCCTCGCCACCGGCCTCGCCGTCTGGGTCCTGGGCCTCGACGTCACCGGCTCGGCCTGGCTGCTCCTCCTGGTCGCGCTGTTCGACGCCCTGCTCGGCACCGCTCTGGGCCTCTTCGTCTCGGCGTTCGCGTCCTCCGAGTTCCAGGCCGTCCAGTTCATGCCGGCCGTGATCTTCCCCCAGCTCCTCCTCTGCGGCCTGTTCACCCCGCGCTCCGACATGCACCCCGTACTGGAGGGCATCTCCGACGTCCTGCCCATGTCGTACGCCGTCGACGGCATGAACGAGGTCCTCCAGCACACCGACGTCACCGCCGCCTTCGTCCGCGACACCCTGATCGTCGCGGCCTGCGCCCTCCTCGTCCTGATCCTCGGCGCGGCCACCCTCCGCCGCCGCACCGCCTGACTCCGGACAGCCCCGCCCGCGTCCCGCCCAGCGGACAACGCAGCCCGCTCCCGTACCCCGGTGCGAGGATGGGCCCCGGACGACGTACCCCGGAGGGCAACCGAACATGAGCCAGAAAGTCGCGGTGCTCGGCACCGGCAAGATCGGCGAGGCCCTGCTCAGCGGAATGATCCGAGCGGGCTGGGCGCCCACCGACCTCCTGGTCACCGCTCGCCGCCCGGAGCGCGCCAGGGAACTCCAGGAGCGCCACGGCGTCACCGCCGTCACCAACCAGGAGGCCGCCAAGACGGCGGACACCCTGATCCTCACGGTCAAGCCCCAGGACATGGGCACCCTGCTCGACGAACTCGCCGCGCACGTCCCCGCCGGCCGCCTGATCATCAGCGGCGCCGCGGGCATCCCCACCGCCTTCTTCGAGGAGCGCCTCGCCCAGGGCACCCCGGTCGTCCGGGTCATGACGAACACCCCCGCCCTCGTCGACGAGGCCATGTCCGTCATCTCCGCCGGCAGCCACGCCACCGCCGAGCACCTCGCCCACGCCGAGGAGATCTTCGGCGCCGTCGGCAAGACGCTCCGCGTCCCCGAGTCCCAGCAGGACGCCTGCACCGCCCTCTCCGGCTCGGGCCCGGCGTACTTCTTCTACCTGGTCGAGGCCATGACCGACGCGGGCATCCTGCTCGGCCTGCCCCGCGACAAGGCCCACGACCTGATCGTCCAGTCCGCGATCGGCGCCGCCGTGATGCTCCGCGACAGCGGCGAGCACCCCGTGAAGCTCCGCGAGAACGTCACGTCCCCCGCGGGCACCACGATCAACGCCATCCGCGAGCTCGAGAACCACGGCGTACGCGCCGCCCTCATCGCCGCCCTGGAGGCGGCCCGCGACCGCAGCCGCGAACTGGCCTCCGGCAACAGCTAGAGGCCCCGGGGCCGGACCAGCCTCCGGCCCCCCGCCCCGCCGCTCCTCACTCCGCAGGCAGCAGCCCGATCGCCCGGTACGCCGCGTCCACCCTCGGCCTCGCCATCCCCCTGGCCTTCTCGGCACCCTCGCGCAGCACCTTCTCCACGTACGCGGAATCGGCGCACAGCTCCCGGTGCCTGCGCCGTACGGGGTCGAGGAGTTCCACCACGGCGTCGGCGGTGTCCTTCTTCAGCGCTCCGTACGTCTGGTACGCGCCGGCCAGTTCGTCCGGGTTCCCGTCCGTGCAGGCCGCGAGGATCTCCAGCAGGTTCGAGACCCCGGGCCGGGCCTCCCGGTCGTGGACGACGTCCGACCCGCTGTCGGTCACGGCCCGCATGATCTTCTTCCGGACGGCCTCGGGCTCGTCGAGCAGATAGACGATCCCCGGCCCCGCGTCGTCGGACTTCCCCATCTTCGACGTCGGGTCCTGCAGGTTCATGACCCGCGCCGCCACCTCCGGATGCGTGGTCCGCGGCACCACGAACGTCTGCCCGTACCGCTGGTTGAACCGCACCGCCAGGTCCCGCGTCAGCTCCACGTGCTGCGCCTGGTCGTCCCCCACCGGCACCTCGTCGGTCCCGTACGCCAGAATGTCCGCCGCCATCAGCACGGGGTACGTCAGCAGCGACAGCCGCACACTCCCGCCCCGCGCCCGCTCGGCCGCCGCCTTCTCCTTGTACTGGATCATCCGGCGCATCTCGCCGTCGGTCGCCACGCACTCGAGCAGGTACGACAGCCGCGCGTGCTCATCGACATGACTCTGTACGAAGACGGTGCACAGCTTCGGATCGAGCCCCGCGGCCAGCAGCAGGGTGGCCGCCTGCCGGCTGAGCCTGCGCACGCGTCCGGGATCGTGGTCCACGGTCAGGGCGTGCAGGTCGACGACACAGAACAGCGCGTCGGCCCCGTGCTGGTCGACCTCGCTCCAGCGCCGCATCGCCCCCAGGTAGTTGCCCAGGGTCAGATGCCCGGTCGGCTTGATCCCGCTGAAGACCCTCTTCATTCCGCTACCTCCTGGTCGAGGCCGCCACCACCGCCGGCCGGCGCCCCGGGGAGGAACGAAAACGGCCGCCGAGGCGGCGGCCGTTGGGTACACGCGTATGTACGGCCGCCGTCAGGCGGCCCACCACAGCTGGGTGCACGCGTGCGTAGTCATGGCCCCGAGCGTACGCCTCCGGGGTGGACCCCGACAGCAGGTTGACACGCCCGGGCCCGCTACGTAGTGTTCTCCGAGTTGTCCGACGTGAGCGCCGACTTCGGTTGGTCCCCGGACA belongs to Streptomyces sp. V3I8 and includes:
- the ilvD gene encoding dihydroxy-acid dehydratase, which gives rise to MPELRSRTVTHGRNMAGARALMRASGVPGADIGRKPIVAVANSFTEFVPGHTHLQPVGRIVSEAVTAAGGIPREFNTIAVDDGIAMGHGGMLYSLPSRDLIADSVEYMVEAHCADALICISNCDKITPGMLMAALRLNIPTVFVSGGPMESGRATLVDGTVRTLDLVDAMSEAANEKVSDEDILRIEENACPTCGSCSGMFTANSMNCLTEAIGLSLPGNGSVLATHTARKGLYEDAGRTVMDITRRYYEQDDESVLPRNVATIEAFENAMALDIAMGGSTNTILHLLAAAEEGGVAFGLDEINAVSRRVPCLAKVAPNVAKDRTYYMEDVHRAGGIPALLGELHRAGHLNEDVHSVHSPSLSDWLKTWDVRAGSPSPEALELWFAAPGGVRSSEAFSQSERWEALDTDAEGGCIRSAEHAYSKDGGLAVLKGNLAVDGCVVKTAGVDESIWTFEGPAVVCESQEEAVDKILKKEITHGDVVVIRYEGPKGGPGMQEMLYPTSFLKGRGLGKTCALVTDGRFSGGTSGLSIGHASPEAASGGTIALVRDGDRIRIDIPNRSIELLVADEELAARREALGGVYAPVARERKVSAALRAYAAMATSADRGAVRDVSKLG
- a CDS encoding sugar phosphate isomerase/epimerase, with the protein product MAEPVVRIPDAKVALSTASVYPESTATAFKIAARLGYDGVEVMVWTDPVSQDIEALRRLSDYHGVPILAVHAPCLLITQRVWSTDPWTKLQRARAAAERLGASAVVVHPPFRWQRQYSRDFVTGIWRIADETDVRFAVENMYPWRYRDREMLAYAPDWDVTKDDYRHFTIDLSHTATARTDALQMVDRMSDRLGHVHLADGNGSNKDEHLVPGRGTQPCAELLERLVLSGFDGHVVIEVNTRRAMSSAEREADLAEALAFTRLHLASAARIPRP
- a CDS encoding Ppx/GppA phosphatase family protein; translated protein: MRLGVLDVGSNTVHLLVVDAHPGARPLPAHSYKVELRLAQLLDDSGSIHPEGVDRLIAVIKEALEAAEDKGVEDLLPFATSAVREAGNADEVLARVRDETGVELQVLTGAEEARLTFLAARRWFGWSAGKLLVLDIGGGSLEIAYGMDEEPDAAASLPLGAGRLTAGWLPTDPADPAEVKALRRHVRTQIARTVGEFSRFGAPDHVVATSKTFKQLARLAGAARSADGLYVPRELKRRSLEDWVPRLAAMTTAERAELPGVSEGRAGQLLAGAVVAEGAMALFEVETVDICPWALREGVILRNLDQMTTP
- a CDS encoding TetR/AcrR family transcriptional regulator, producing the protein MTAAAPRRRGRPSRTDSADGPAARDRILAAAREEFAERGFEKTSVRGIAKTADVDAALVHHYFGTKEQVFEAAIEVAIGPLLSAPGSVGEGPLDGVGERLARFFFGVWENPATRGALLAIVRSAVNNETAAGVFRRLISAQLLRRVALQLDLPDAELRAELAAAQLVGIAMLRYVIKVEPLASADPEQIIARVSPVIQSHLTAP